The following are encoded together in the Mycolicibacterium arabiense genome:
- a CDS encoding SDR family NAD(P)-dependent oxidoreductase, which yields MSRSWFITGGTPGNFGVAFAEAALETGDRVALTSRRPEALAAWAEQYGDRVLVVPLELTDAAQVQRAVREAEEHFAGIDVLVNNAGRGWYGSIEGMDESAMRAMFELNFFAVLSVTRAVLPGMRARGNGWIVNVSSVAGLMAAPGFGYYSATKYAIEAVNDALRDEVAEQGISVLAVEPGAFRTNAYAGFANEPVEETIPVYHDLLEQVRATFVEMDGVQPGDPRRGARAVIAAMAQDPPPRRLVLGNGGYDAVIEAWEQNLVDIRANETLSRSADFPT from the coding sequence ATGAGCAGGAGCTGGTTCATCACAGGAGGCACGCCGGGCAACTTCGGGGTGGCGTTCGCCGAGGCAGCGCTCGAGACCGGGGACCGCGTGGCGCTCACATCCCGGCGTCCCGAGGCGCTTGCGGCATGGGCGGAGCAGTACGGCGACCGCGTTCTCGTCGTGCCGCTGGAACTTACCGATGCGGCCCAGGTGCAACGTGCGGTACGTGAGGCCGAGGAGCACTTCGCCGGTATCGACGTGCTGGTCAACAACGCCGGTCGCGGTTGGTACGGCTCGATCGAGGGAATGGACGAGTCCGCGATGCGGGCAATGTTCGAGCTGAACTTCTTCGCGGTGCTGTCGGTGACACGCGCGGTGCTACCCGGGATGCGCGCCCGCGGGAACGGGTGGATCGTCAACGTGTCCTCGGTGGCCGGGCTTATGGCGGCGCCGGGATTCGGCTACTACAGCGCGACGAAGTACGCCATCGAAGCCGTCAACGATGCGCTGCGCGATGAGGTCGCCGAGCAGGGAATCTCCGTGCTGGCGGTCGAACCGGGAGCGTTCCGCACCAACGCCTACGCCGGCTTCGCGAACGAGCCCGTCGAGGAGACGATTCCGGTCTATCACGACTTGCTGGAACAGGTCCGCGCCACGTTCGTCGAGATGGACGGGGTACAACCCGGCGATCCGCGCCGCGGTGCCCGTGCGGTGATCGCGGCGATGGCCCAGGATCCGCCGCCCCGTCGCCTAGTCCTGGGCAACGGTGGATACGACGCCGTGATCGAAGCGTGGGAGCAGAACCTGGTCGACATCCGGGCGAATGAAACGCTTTCTCGCAGTGCGGACTTCCCTACGTAA
- a CDS encoding nuclear transport factor 2 family protein, which translates to MTTEWDGLPDSIKTFMTALDALEVNQALATLTADAVVTDEGHDYTGHDEIGGWLATAAGEYTYTSTFTGADTTEAGVDVGQHLEGNFPGGVADLHYRFTLDGALISRLVIEP; encoded by the coding sequence ATGACCACAGAATGGGATGGACTCCCGGACAGCATAAAGACGTTCATGACCGCGCTCGATGCCCTCGAGGTGAACCAAGCGCTGGCCACACTCACCGCGGATGCCGTGGTGACCGACGAAGGCCACGACTACACGGGACACGACGAGATCGGGGGGTGGTTGGCCACCGCGGCCGGCGAGTACACCTACACCTCCACATTCACCGGCGCGGACACGACCGAAGCGGGCGTCGACGTCGGGCAGCACCTGGAGGGCAACTTCCCCGGCGGGGTCGCCGATCTGCACTATCGCTTCACCCTCGACGGCGCGCTGATCAGCCGGCTGGTGATCGAGCCATGA